One part of the Synechococcus sp. UW179A genome encodes these proteins:
- the fabZ gene encoding 3-hydroxyacyl-ACP dehydratase FabZ: MTSSSATTAAQSLLTAEQIMGLLPHRYPFALVDRVLEHVPGEKAVAIKNITLNEPQFQGHFPGRPLMPGVLIVEAMAQVGGLIVTQMPDLPKGLFVFAGIDGVRFRRPVIPGDQLLITCELLSLKRKRFGKVKAEAKVDGQLVCSGELMFSLVD, translated from the coding sequence TTGACTTCCTCCTCCGCCACCACCGCAGCTCAGTCTTTGCTCACTGCGGAGCAGATCATGGGACTGCTTCCCCATCGCTATCCCTTTGCGCTTGTGGATCGTGTTCTGGAGCATGTGCCTGGTGAAAAAGCAGTGGCCATCAAGAACATCACCCTCAATGAGCCTCAGTTCCAGGGCCATTTCCCTGGACGTCCGTTAATGCCGGGTGTGTTGATCGTGGAGGCCATGGCGCAGGTGGGTGGTCTGATCGTCACCCAGATGCCCGATCTCCCCAAGGGTCTTTTTGTTTTTGCCGGTATCGATGGCGTGCGCTTCCGCCGTCCGGTGATCCCCGGTGATCAGCTGTTGATCACCTGCGAGCTGCTGAGTCTCAAACGCAAGCGTTTTGGCAAGGTGAAGGCTGAGGCCAAAGTTGATGGTCAGCTGGTCTGCTCCGGTGAGCTCATGTTCTCGCTGGTTGACTGA
- the lpxC gene encoding UDP-3-O-acyl-N-acetylglucosamine deacetylase, whose protein sequence is MVLWPHDYDGAWTLEGPARRSGIGLHSGEEVSVTLQPSTKPGVWVSWPKSGDDPLRLEPSQVRDSPLCTTLELGDRKLATVEHLLAAIAGCGLTHVHLQIEGREIPLLDGSSQGWVEAIAEAGLAPASTPAPARPQLQQPIALHRGSSVITATPAEEFMLVGVIDFPQPAIGRQQCALALTPESFVAEIAPARTFGFREQVDQLRAAGLIQGGALDNALVCDGDHWLNPPLRYPDEPVRHKLLDLIGDLALVGFPRAQVLVYRGSHGLHTDLAAVLADRPNAQP, encoded by the coding sequence ATGGTCCTGTGGCCTCATGATTACGACGGAGCCTGGACCCTGGAGGGTCCGGCCCGCCGCAGCGGCATCGGGCTGCACAGCGGTGAAGAGGTCTCTGTCACCCTGCAGCCTTCGACCAAGCCGGGCGTCTGGGTGAGCTGGCCGAAAAGCGGCGATGACCCGCTCAGGCTGGAGCCTTCCCAGGTGCGTGACAGCCCTCTGTGCACCACCCTGGAGCTGGGTGACCGAAAGCTCGCCACGGTGGAACACTTGCTGGCTGCTATAGCCGGGTGCGGTCTCACCCACGTACATCTGCAAATTGAGGGTAGGGAGATTCCCCTTTTGGATGGCTCCTCCCAGGGCTGGGTGGAAGCCATCGCCGAAGCAGGTCTTGCCCCTGCATCAACACCCGCTCCGGCTCGGCCGCAACTGCAGCAACCGATCGCCCTGCACCGCGGCAGCAGTGTGATCACCGCCACGCCAGCCGAGGAGTTCATGTTGGTGGGGGTGATTGATTTCCCCCAGCCGGCCATCGGTCGACAGCAATGTGCCTTAGCGCTTACACCAGAGAGCTTCGTAGCGGAGATCGCTCCGGCTCGCACCTTTGGCTTCCGTGAGCAGGTGGATCAACTGCGTGCTGCGGGGTTGATTCAGGGTGGTGCCCTCGACAATGCGCTGGTCTGTGATGGCGACCACTGGTTGAATCCTCCCCTGCGCTATCCCGATGAACCGGTGCGCCATAAGCTTCTTGACCTGATCGGTGATCTGGCGCTTGTGGGTTTTCCGCGGGCGCAGGTGCTGGTCTACCGCGGCTCCCATGGTCTGCACACCGACCTGGCAGCGGTCCTGGCCGATCGACCCAATGCTCAGCCCTGA
- a CDS encoding BamA/TamA family outer membrane protein: MVAFSSSRTKNAVRRGAVGFALALPLISGLPGQAQAEPDGSEVEAVQAEEIQVDVEAEDVETEGVEAEGVEAEGVEAELTEEQIDVEQIEVTPAPAATPVAEPIEEGPQQPRVLITEVIIEGIDGHPEQERLEFAAYDAMRVRPGSRVTREELKLDLDAIYATGWFSDVRIEPINGPLGVQLAVQVVPNPVMTQVVLEPEDNKIEPQVIEDTFSSDYGRTLNLNELQLRMKELQKWYADQGYSLARVSGPTRVSPDGVVQLKVLIGTVAGVEVKFINKEGEDTNEKGEPIKGKTKPWVVSREISIKPGEPFNRTQLESDIRRLYGTSLFSDVKVTLQPVTGEPGFITIVLGIVEQSTGSLSGGLGYSQSQGVFGQLQLSDSNLFGRAWDLALNFTYGQFGGLANLTFSDPWIKGDNHRTSFRTSLFLSREVPQVFQSQNDGDIVALNDYQDNDSSKTYSIDSRNNPAGSKFDNVDEASDEFSDTSWFDFEGDSIALERIGGNVIFARPLNGGDPFKKVPWQVLAGLNIQAVRPINYAGDTRPYGIASRRIKNDRVDKDEVICTAFNCADQNTLASIRIATTYSTLNDGRNPTSGNFFSFGTEQYLSVGENSPTFNRIRTSYTHFIPVKWLKFAKGCRPKEGEPENCPQALAFQIKAGTVIGQLPPYEAFCLGGSNSVRGWFDCDLAVGRSFGEATIEYRFPIFSIFQGEVFIDAGTDFGSQANVPGKPGELLDKPGSGVSPGVGVIVTTPVGPLRLEVASQNFTGEYRFNLGVGWKF, encoded by the coding sequence ATGGTCGCTTTCTCCTCCAGCCGAACCAAGAACGCCGTTCGGCGAGGTGCCGTGGGATTTGCCCTCGCCCTTCCATTGATCAGCGGCCTTCCGGGTCAAGCCCAGGCGGAGCCTGACGGGTCTGAGGTTGAAGCTGTTCAGGCTGAAGAGATACAGGTGGATGTTGAGGCAGAGGATGTCGAAACAGAAGGTGTTGAAGCAGAAGGTGTCGAGGCAGAGGGTGTTGAGGCTGAGCTGACTGAGGAGCAGATTGACGTTGAGCAAATTGAGGTCACCCCTGCCCCTGCCGCAACTCCCGTCGCTGAGCCGATTGAAGAGGGGCCACAACAGCCCAGGGTGTTGATCACCGAGGTGATCATTGAGGGCATCGATGGTCATCCAGAGCAGGAACGTCTTGAGTTCGCTGCCTATGACGCGATGCGTGTACGCCCTGGTAGCAGGGTGACGAGAGAGGAATTGAAGCTTGACCTTGATGCGATCTACGCCACGGGATGGTTCTCGGACGTGCGCATTGAGCCGATCAACGGTCCGTTGGGAGTGCAACTGGCGGTGCAGGTCGTTCCCAACCCAGTGATGACTCAGGTTGTTCTGGAGCCTGAGGACAACAAGATTGAGCCTCAGGTGATTGAGGACACTTTCAGTTCCGATTACGGCCGCACGCTCAACCTCAATGAGTTGCAGCTGCGCATGAAGGAGCTGCAGAAGTGGTACGCCGATCAGGGTTATTCACTGGCCCGCGTCAGTGGACCCACCAGGGTGAGTCCTGACGGCGTCGTGCAGCTGAAGGTGCTGATCGGCACGGTGGCCGGTGTCGAGGTGAAATTTATTAATAAGGAAGGTGAGGACACCAATGAGAAAGGAGAGCCGATCAAGGGCAAGACCAAGCCTTGGGTGGTGAGCAGGGAGATCTCCATCAAGCCAGGAGAACCCTTCAACCGTACCCAGCTTGAGAGCGATATCCGTCGTTTGTATGGCACATCGCTGTTCAGTGATGTGAAGGTGACTTTGCAGCCTGTGACTGGCGAGCCAGGTTTTATCACCATCGTTCTGGGCATCGTCGAGCAGTCCACAGGCTCGCTTTCAGGTGGCCTCGGATACAGCCAGAGCCAGGGCGTCTTTGGTCAGCTCCAGCTTTCCGACAGCAATTTGTTTGGGCGTGCCTGGGACCTGGCACTGAACTTCACCTATGGCCAGTTCGGTGGTCTTGCGAACCTCACGTTCTCTGATCCTTGGATCAAAGGAGATAACCATCGCACCTCCTTCCGTACCTCCCTGTTTCTCAGCCGGGAAGTTCCTCAGGTCTTCCAAAGTCAGAACGATGGAGATATCGTTGCTCTTAATGATTATCAGGATAACGACTCATCAAAGACCTACTCAATCGACTCCAGGAATAACCCTGCGGGAAGCAAATTTGATAATGTCGATGAGGCTAGCGATGAGTTTTCTGATACCAGCTGGTTTGATTTTGAGGGTGACTCAATCGCGTTGGAGCGTATCGGCGGCAATGTGATTTTTGCGCGTCCACTCAACGGTGGTGATCCTTTCAAGAAGGTGCCCTGGCAGGTATTGGCTGGACTCAATATTCAGGCTGTCCGTCCCATTAACTATGCCGGTGATACAAGGCCCTACGGCATTGCAAGCAGAAGAATCAAAAACGATCGTGTCGACAAGGATGAGGTGATTTGTACTGCCTTCAATTGTGCCGATCAGAACACGCTCGCCAGTATTCGGATTGCCACCACCTACAGCACCCTGAACGATGGTCGAAATCCGACCTCAGGCAACTTCTTCAGTTTCGGAACGGAACAATATCTCTCTGTCGGAGAGAACTCCCCGACCTTCAATCGCATCCGCACCAGCTACACCCATTTTATTCCTGTTAAGTGGCTGAAGTTTGCCAAGGGCTGTCGCCCTAAGGAGGGTGAGCCGGAGAATTGTCCTCAGGCCCTGGCCTTTCAGATCAAGGCTGGAACCGTCATCGGTCAGTTGCCACCCTATGAAGCCTTCTGTCTGGGTGGATCTAACTCAGTTCGTGGCTGGTTCGACTGTGATCTGGCTGTTGGACGCAGTTTTGGCGAAGCAACCATCGAATACCGCTTCCCCATTTTCAGCATCTTTCAAGGCGAAGTGTTTATCGATGCAGGTACCGATTTTGGATCCCAGGCCAATGTGCCCGGCAAACCTGGTGAGTTGCTCGACAAACCAGGTTCGGGCGTCTCTCCAGGTGTTGGTGTGATCGTCACCACGCCCGTGGGACCTCTGCGTCTGGAAGTGGCCAGTCAAAACTTCACCGGGGAGTACCGCTTCAATTTGGGCGTTGGCTGGAAGTTCTGA
- the purC gene encoding phosphoribosylaminoimidazolesuccinocarboxamide synthase — protein sequence MTISHGDLLYEGKAKRIYAGSSDQQVLVEFKNDATAFNAQKKAQLDDKGRLNCRISACLFELLEREGIPTHYCGIAEETWMLVQRVEVIPVEVVLRNIATGSLCRETPIVEGTALEPALLDLYYKDDGLGDPLLTDARLELLGFVSSELRGRIELLARNVNSVLIPFFKSVDLQLVDFKLELGLNATGELLVADEISPDTCRLWDLSCMDAEKRILDKDRFRKDLGGVIEAYGEVCKRVQGACPTPRNCS from the coding sequence ATGACCATTTCACACGGCGACCTTCTCTATGAGGGCAAAGCCAAGCGCATTTATGCCGGCTCAAGTGACCAGCAAGTGCTGGTGGAGTTCAAGAACGACGCCACTGCATTCAACGCCCAGAAGAAGGCTCAGCTGGATGACAAGGGGCGTCTCAACTGCCGGATTTCAGCTTGTTTGTTCGAGTTGCTTGAGCGAGAGGGAATCCCCACCCACTACTGCGGAATCGCTGAAGAAACCTGGATGCTGGTCCAGCGCGTTGAGGTGATTCCGGTTGAGGTGGTGTTGCGCAACATCGCCACCGGCTCGCTCTGTCGAGAGACGCCGATTGTCGAGGGCACAGCGCTTGAGCCGGCTCTGCTTGACCTGTATTACAAAGATGATGGTCTGGGTGATCCCTTGCTCACGGATGCACGCCTGGAACTTCTGGGCTTCGTTTCCAGCGAGCTACGGGGGCGGATCGAGTTATTGGCAAGGAACGTGAATTCCGTGCTGATTCCTTTTTTCAAGAGTGTCGACCTGCAGCTGGTTGATTTCAAGCTGGAGCTTGGACTGAATGCCACCGGTGAGCTGCTTGTGGCTGATGAGATCAGTCCAGACACCTGTCGACTTTGGGATCTGTCGTGTATGGATGCGGAGAAGCGCATTCTCGACAAGGATCGCTTCCGGAAGGACTTGGGCGGGGTGATCGAGGCCTACGGGGAGGTCTGCAAACGGGTACAAGGGGCCTGCCCGACACCCCGCAACTGCAGTTAA
- the purD gene encoding phosphoribosylamine--glycine ligase, with translation MAHSSSRPQQLPPLRHLLVVGGGGREQALAWALRRCPGVEAVWVTPGNGGTVDLDDCKSLRVGEQDAEGLVKACQEQTIDLVVIGPEAPLAAGVADRLRDAGLVVFGPSADGAQLEASKAWAKALMREAGIPTAGHWTVASASEGLELLQQLQRPLVVKADGLAAGKGVTVAETLEQTATAIRDAFAGRFGSAGERLVLEERLQGPEVSVFGLCDGERMVLLPPAQDHKRLLEGDRGPNTGGMGAYAPAPLLDEAGLERVQQLVLEPTLQALRDQGIQYRGVIYAGLMLTQEGPQVIEFNCRFGDPECQTLMPLMGPEFAKVLQACALGCLDLAPKLSIARTCSACVVAAAEGYPETPRKGDLIQLQTDPNRQRQLFHAGTHRQDDGTVKTAGGRVLTQVAQAADFDQAFASAYAGLELVRFNGMQFRRDIGHQVRRT, from the coding sequence ATGGCCCATTCCAGCTCCCGTCCTCAGCAGCTCCCACCGCTCCGTCATCTGCTCGTGGTGGGCGGTGGCGGCCGTGAACAGGCTCTGGCCTGGGCCTTACGCCGCTGCCCAGGAGTGGAGGCTGTTTGGGTGACTCCTGGAAACGGAGGAACCGTCGACCTCGACGACTGCAAGTCGCTGAGGGTTGGGGAACAAGATGCCGAGGGCCTGGTTAAAGCCTGCCAGGAGCAAACGATCGATCTGGTTGTGATCGGACCAGAAGCCCCCCTCGCCGCTGGAGTAGCCGACCGTTTGCGGGATGCAGGACTGGTCGTGTTTGGCCCTAGCGCCGACGGAGCCCAGCTTGAGGCGAGCAAGGCGTGGGCCAAGGCTTTGATGCGGGAAGCTGGGATTCCCACCGCGGGGCACTGGACTGTCGCAAGCGCCAGTGAAGGGCTGGAACTGCTGCAACAGCTGCAACGGCCACTGGTGGTGAAAGCCGATGGCTTGGCAGCCGGCAAGGGAGTCACCGTCGCCGAAACTCTCGAACAAACCGCAACGGCGATCCGTGACGCGTTTGCCGGACGCTTCGGTTCCGCAGGCGAACGGCTGGTTCTAGAGGAACGCCTTCAAGGTCCTGAGGTGTCCGTTTTCGGCTTGTGCGATGGCGAGCGCATGGTGCTGTTACCGCCAGCCCAAGACCACAAGCGGCTGCTCGAGGGCGACCGGGGACCAAACACCGGGGGCATGGGCGCCTATGCGCCCGCTCCGTTGCTCGATGAAGCCGGACTCGAGCGGGTGCAGCAGCTCGTGCTCGAACCCACTCTGCAAGCTCTAAGAGATCAGGGAATCCAATACAGGGGGGTGATCTATGCCGGGCTCATGCTGACCCAGGAGGGTCCGCAGGTAATCGAATTCAACTGTCGATTCGGCGATCCTGAATGCCAGACCCTGATGCCCTTGATGGGTCCAGAATTCGCAAAGGTTCTGCAGGCCTGCGCCCTCGGATGCCTGGATCTGGCACCCAAACTCTCGATTGCCCGGACATGCAGCGCTTGTGTTGTCGCTGCTGCTGAGGGCTATCCCGAGACTCCACGCAAAGGGGATCTGATCCAGCTGCAGACAGATCCCAACAGGCAGCGGCAACTGTTTCATGCCGGCACGCATCGTCAGGACGATGGCACGGTGAAGACTGCTGGCGGACGAGTGCTAACCCAGGTCGCCCAGGCGGCGGACTTTGATCAGGCCTTCGCCAGCGCTTACGCAGGCCTCGAATTAGTGCGGTTCAACGGGATGCAATTCCGCCGCGACATCGGCCATCAGGTACGCCGGACCTAG
- a CDS encoding ATP-binding protein — protein sequence MASDPATAQNEAPAEWATPSAGAEDTTARGLWPQARSWWAEFSLQTKLLAVATLVVSLMMTGITFFALNGIQRDTAMNDTRYARDLGLLLAGNVSELVAEGRDRELANVTETFWRSSRSLRYIFFADPDGIVYLGIPVSGSDDASNADLRLSRRLELPDELRSRTQNPLVRQHMTPQGQVTDVFVPLVENNNYLGVLALGVNPNETALASAALTREVTVAVFISIWVLVILGAVFNALTITRPVKELLRGVRSIGDGDFRARIGLPMGGELGELLDGFNAMASQLQDYDAANIEELQAAQVKQASLIATMADGAVLLDGDGRIVLVNPTARRLFRWEGRNLEGQDFLNELPELLSVELHEPLDAVFSKQTDTNELRSSVGDPPRTLRFVIQAVREPSGDTLKGIAVTIQDLTREVELNAAQSRFISNVSHELRTPLFNIKSYVETLHDMGDQLSEEDRQEFLGVANSETDRLTRLVNDVLDLSRLESNRVVQFSAVDLRPGLEQTLRSYQLNASDKQVELSLEADRDLPDVLGNWDLILQVLDNLVGNALKFSRSGGRLMIRAYTWPDSCQMAPSETDSDSIDGPTCILSSPLPKIRVEVCDTGYGISEESQQRIFERFYRVENAVHTEVGTGLGLSIVRGILEKHGSMISMASEPDVGTTFWFELPLAQEDPEELRWRAERQSEDERLALTPTTES from the coding sequence ATGGCCAGCGATCCAGCCACGGCTCAAAACGAGGCCCCTGCGGAATGGGCAACTCCAAGCGCCGGAGCTGAGGACACAACCGCAAGGGGTTTATGGCCCCAAGCACGCTCCTGGTGGGCCGAATTCAGCCTTCAGACCAAACTGCTGGCCGTGGCCACTCTTGTGGTGAGCCTCATGATGACGGGCATTACCTTCTTCGCTCTGAATGGCATTCAGCGCGATACGGCGATGAATGACACCCGCTATGCGAGGGATCTAGGCCTGCTGCTGGCGGGCAATGTCAGCGAATTAGTGGCGGAAGGTCGTGATCGCGAACTCGCCAATGTCACTGAAACCTTCTGGCGCTCAAGCAGAAGTCTCCGCTATATCTTTTTTGCCGATCCTGACGGCATTGTCTATCTGGGCATTCCCGTAAGCGGCAGTGATGATGCCAGCAATGCAGATCTGCGCCTGAGCCGGCGGCTGGAACTGCCTGATGAACTTCGCAGTCGCACCCAGAATCCGCTGGTCCGCCAGCACATGACTCCCCAGGGTCAGGTCACAGATGTGTTCGTGCCGCTGGTGGAGAACAACAACTACCTGGGCGTGTTGGCTCTGGGTGTAAACCCCAACGAAACCGCCCTCGCCAGTGCAGCACTCACCCGTGAAGTCACGGTGGCGGTGTTCATTTCAATCTGGGTTCTGGTGATTCTGGGAGCTGTTTTCAACGCATTGACCATCACACGACCGGTCAAGGAGTTGCTAAGAGGCGTCCGATCCATTGGCGATGGTGACTTCCGCGCTCGCATCGGCCTGCCGATGGGTGGCGAATTGGGAGAACTGTTGGATGGCTTCAACGCCATGGCTTCACAGCTGCAGGACTATGACGCAGCCAACATCGAAGAACTCCAGGCAGCCCAGGTCAAGCAGGCGTCGCTGATCGCGACCATGGCCGACGGTGCTGTTCTGCTCGACGGTGATGGCCGCATCGTGCTCGTCAACCCAACGGCGCGACGCCTGTTCCGCTGGGAAGGTCGCAATCTGGAAGGCCAAGACTTTCTCAACGAGCTGCCGGAACTGCTGTCCGTTGAACTGCATGAGCCGCTCGATGCTGTTTTCTCGAAGCAAACGGACACCAATGAACTCCGCAGCAGTGTCGGTGATCCACCGAGGACCCTGCGTTTCGTGATCCAGGCCGTTCGCGAGCCAAGCGGCGACACCCTCAAGGGGATCGCCGTCACCATCCAGGACCTCACGCGGGAAGTGGAGCTGAATGCAGCTCAGAGCCGTTTCATCAGCAATGTCTCCCATGAACTGCGCACACCCTTGTTCAACATCAAGAGTTACGTGGAAACTCTCCACGACATGGGAGACCAGCTCAGCGAGGAGGATCGACAAGAATTTCTGGGTGTTGCCAATTCGGAGACAGATCGCCTCACCCGCCTGGTGAATGACGTTCTCGATCTTTCGAGACTGGAATCCAATCGAGTCGTTCAGTTCTCTGCAGTTGATCTGCGCCCTGGCCTGGAGCAGACCCTGCGCAGCTACCAGCTGAACGCCAGCGACAAGCAGGTTGAACTGAGCCTCGAAGCCGACCGCGACCTTCCCGACGTTTTGGGCAATTGGGACCTGATCCTGCAGGTGCTGGACAATCTGGTCGGCAATGCTCTGAAGTTCAGCCGCAGCGGCGGCCGTCTGATGATCAGGGCCTACACCTGGCCCGACAGCTGCCAGATGGCACCGTCGGAAACGGACAGCGACAGTATCGATGGACCCACCTGCATCCTGAGTTCCCCATTGCCGAAGATCCGGGTGGAGGTGTGTGACACCGGCTACGGCATCAGTGAGGAAAGCCAGCAACGCATTTTTGAGCGCTTTTACCGGGTTGAGAATGCTGTTCACACCGAGGTCGGGACAGGGCTTGGCCTCTCGATCGTGCGAGGCATCCTCGAAAAACACGGCAGCATGATCTCAATGGCAAGCGAGCCAGACGTGGGCACGACGTTCTGGTTTGAGCTCCCGCTGGCACAGGAAGATCCCGAAGAATTGAGGTGGAGAGCTGAGCGTCAGAGTGAAGATGAACGCCTGGCTCTGACGCCAACTACGGAGAGCTGA
- the kaiC gene encoding circadian clock protein KaiC: MQISSSSGSPQMQVQKLPTGIEGFDDVCQGGLPIGRSTLISGTSGTGKTVFSLHFLHNGVAHFDEPGIFVTFEESPLDILRNAASFGWNLQEMVEQDKLFILDASPDPDGQDVAGSFDLSGLIERINYAIRKYKAKRVAIDSITAVFQQHDAVFVVRREIFRLIARLKEIGVTTVMTTERIDEYGPIARYGVEEFVSDNVVILRNVLEGERRRRTVEILKLRGTTHMKGEFPFTMGAHGISIFPLGAMQLTQRSSNVRISSGVPRLDEMCGGGFFKDSIILATGATGTGKTLLVSNFIEDACRNKERAILFAYEESRAQLLRNGTSWGIDFEQMEQDGLLKIICAYPESTGLEDHLQIIKTEISQFKPSRMAIDSLSALARGVSHNAFRQFVIGVTGYAKQEEIAGFFTNTSEEFMGSHSITDSHISTITDTILLLQYVEIRGEMARAVNVFKMRGSWHDKGIREFVITGNGPQIKDSFSNFERIISGVPNRVSSDERSELSRIARGVAPDA, translated from the coding sequence ATGCAGATCTCCAGCTCCAGTGGTTCTCCACAGATGCAGGTTCAGAAGCTTCCGACAGGGATCGAGGGTTTTGATGACGTGTGTCAGGGCGGCCTTCCCATTGGTCGCAGCACGCTGATCAGCGGCACTTCCGGAACCGGCAAAACTGTTTTCTCTCTGCACTTTCTGCACAACGGCGTCGCCCACTTCGACGAACCGGGGATCTTTGTCACCTTCGAAGAGTCGCCGCTCGACATCCTCCGCAATGCCGCCAGCTTTGGTTGGAATCTGCAGGAGATGGTCGAACAGGACAAGCTGTTCATCCTTGACGCTTCTCCCGATCCCGATGGTCAAGATGTGGCCGGAAGTTTCGATCTGTCCGGCCTGATCGAGCGGATTAACTACGCCATTCGCAAATACAAGGCGAAACGCGTGGCGATCGATTCGATCACCGCAGTGTTTCAGCAACACGACGCTGTGTTCGTTGTCCGTCGCGAGATCTTCCGTTTGATTGCTCGTCTCAAGGAAATTGGCGTCACCACCGTGATGACCACGGAGCGCATTGACGAATATGGCCCGATTGCTCGCTACGGGGTTGAAGAGTTCGTCTCCGACAACGTGGTGATTCTGCGCAATGTGCTCGAAGGAGAACGCCGGCGGCGCACCGTGGAGATCCTAAAGCTGCGCGGTACCACGCACATGAAGGGAGAGTTCCCGTTCACGATGGGTGCGCATGGGATCAGCATCTTTCCGCTTGGTGCCATGCAACTCACGCAGCGCTCCTCCAACGTGCGGATCAGTTCGGGCGTTCCCAGGCTCGATGAGATGTGCGGCGGCGGTTTCTTCAAAGACTCGATCATTCTCGCCACCGGAGCCACGGGTACCGGCAAGACCCTGCTGGTCTCGAATTTCATCGAGGATGCTTGTCGCAACAAAGAACGCGCCATCCTGTTCGCTTATGAGGAGTCGCGTGCCCAGCTGCTCCGCAACGGCACCAGCTGGGGCATTGATTTCGAACAGATGGAGCAGGACGGTCTACTCAAGATCATCTGCGCTTATCCGGAATCGACGGGTCTCGAGGATCACCTGCAGATCATCAAGACGGAGATCAGTCAGTTCAAGCCCTCACGGATGGCGATTGACTCCCTATCCGCTCTTGCCCGCGGAGTGAGCCATAACGCCTTCCGTCAATTCGTGATCGGTGTGACCGGCTATGCCAAACAGGAAGAAATCGCTGGCTTCTTCACGAACACCTCAGAAGAGTTCATGGGCAGCCATTCGATCACTGACTCCCATATCTCCACCATCACCGACACGATTTTGCTGTTGCAGTACGTGGAGATCCGTGGAGAAATGGCCCGTGCCGTCAACGTGTTCAAGATGCGTGGCTCCTGGCATGACAAGGGCATCCGTGAGTTCGTGATCACCGGCAACGGTCCGCAGATCAAGGATTCCTTCTCCAACTTTGAGCGGATCATTTCTGGGGTGCCGAATCGGGTCAGCAGTGATGAGCGCAGTGAGCTCTCGCGCATTGCACGCGGCGTAGCCCCTGACGCTTGA
- the kaiB gene encoding circadian clock protein KaiB — protein sequence MSPRKTYILKLYVAGNTPNSMRALKTLRNILETEFKGVYALKVIDVLKNPQLAEEDKILATPTLSKILPPPVRRIIGDLSDRERVLIGLDLLYDELTDNNLTSSLMGALEEVETAESDS from the coding sequence ATGAGCCCACGCAAGACTTACATCCTCAAGCTCTACGTGGCCGGCAACACGCCGAACTCCATGAGGGCGCTCAAGACTCTGCGCAACATCCTCGAGACGGAGTTCAAAGGCGTCTATGCCCTGAAAGTGATCGACGTGCTCAAAAATCCTCAGCTGGCAGAGGAGGACAAGATCCTTGCCACACCAACTCTGTCCAAGATCCTCCCCCCTCCGGTGCGTCGGATTATCGGTGATCTGTCCGACCGTGAGCGGGTACTGATTGGTCTGGACCTTCTCTACGACGAACTCACCGACAACAACCTCACCTCATCGTTGATGGGTGCGTTGGAAGAGGTGGAGACAGCCGAATCAGATTCTTAA
- a CDS encoding circadian clock protein KaiA — MARPALTIALLLKTRDLVEICCQWLPVNRYSPVDLGAVESGQGVVELLSRQREAVDAVVIEQCLLDDKTRAALGSEGLLFPAVVVGELMGRVDYHPEEVHLPGDQLEQLGYNIDASISRFLRQGQKDARPEDGAEQNAMPAMDGSAWKLSSRLQERLGYLGVFYKRDPSRFLANLPPDEQRDLVQSLQRTYRDLLISYFRDPAAANQALESFVNTAFFGDLPITRAVEIHMNLIDDFWKQLRLEGHKNDFLQDYRLALLDVMAHLCEMYRRSIPPEVSLTPAAGERRVLTDPEVAP, encoded by the coding sequence ATGGCTCGTCCAGCACTTACGATCGCTTTGCTGCTCAAGACCAGAGATCTCGTAGAGATCTGCTGCCAATGGCTGCCGGTGAATCGCTATTCACCTGTTGATCTCGGTGCTGTCGAGTCCGGTCAGGGTGTTGTTGAACTGCTCTCTCGCCAGCGTGAAGCGGTGGATGCTGTCGTGATTGAGCAGTGCCTGCTGGATGACAAGACCCGTGCAGCTCTTGGCAGCGAGGGGTTGTTGTTCCCTGCTGTGGTGGTAGGTGAGTTGATGGGGCGGGTGGATTACCACCCTGAAGAGGTCCATCTGCCTGGAGATCAGCTCGAGCAGCTGGGTTACAACATTGATGCCTCCATCTCACGCTTCCTGCGCCAGGGGCAGAAGGATGCCAGGCCCGAAGACGGCGCTGAACAGAACGCCATGCCTGCCATGGATGGCAGTGCATGGAAGCTTTCTAGCCGCCTGCAGGAGCGACTCGGGTATCTGGGCGTTTTCTACAAGCGAGATCCCTCTCGCTTTCTCGCCAACCTGCCTCCTGATGAGCAGCGGGACCTTGTGCAGTCACTTCAGCGCACCTATCGCGATCTATTGATCAGTTACTTCAGGGATCCGGCTGCGGCCAACCAGGCACTGGAGAGTTTCGTGAACACAGCTTTCTTTGGGGATCTGCCGATCACTCGAGCTGTGGAGATCCACATGAATCTCATTGACGACTTCTGGAAGCAGCTCAGACTTGAAGGGCATAAAAACGATTTTCTGCAGGACTATCGCCTCGCTCTGCTCGATGTCATGGCTCACCTCTGCGAGATGTATCGACGTTCGATACCTCCTGAGGTCTCCCTGACACCCGCGGCCGGGGAACGTCGCGTTCTCACCGATCCGGAGGTGGCCCCATGA